In Spinacia oleracea cultivar Varoflay chromosome 5, BTI_SOV_V1, whole genome shotgun sequence, a single window of DNA contains:
- the LOC110777126 gene encoding ribosomal RNA small subunit methyltransferase, producing the protein MAGGKIRKEKQKGSNHFQGGIPFHKSKGQHILKNPMLVESIVQKAGIKPTDIILEIGPGTGNLTKKLLEAGKKVIAVELDPRMVLELKRRFQGTPFSTRLEVIQGDVLKCELPFFDICVANIPYQISSPLVFKLLDINQKQNFRCAIIMFQREFAMRLVAQPGDKLYCRLAVNTQLLARVFHLLKVGKNNFRPPPKVDSSVVRIEPRRPLPIPVGKLKEWNGLLSLCFSRKNKTLGSIFGQKKVLEMLEKNYRTLESLGQLKDNDSEIIDMSILNEDVSMDVVENGKADDEEDDQMEVEEEGEDDADSDNNEMQINDSGFKGKVIGVLKQYDYADKRSSKLTQNEFIHLLSVFNQAGIHFTSTK; encoded by the exons ATGGCGGGAGGTAAAATCAGGAAGGAGAAACAGAAAGGGAGCAACCATTTTCAAGGAGGAATTCCCTTCCATAAATCAAAGGGACAACATATTCTGAAAAATCCAATGTTGGTTGAATCAATTGTTCAGAAAGCTGGGATTAAACCTACTGATATAATTCTCGAAATTGGTCCGGGTACTGGTAATCTTACTAAGAAGCTTCTAGAAGCTGGGAAGAAAGTTATTGCTGTTGAATTGGATCCTCGTATGGTTCTGGAACTTAAACGCCGTTTTCAAGGCACCCCTTTCTCCACTCGGTTAGAG GTAATCCAAGGAGATGTTCTAAAGTGTGAACTTCCATTTTTCGATATCTGCGTTGCCAACATCCCATACCAAATCTCCTCCCCACTCGTGTTCAAGTTATTAGACATCAACCAAAAGCAAAACTTCAGATGTGCAATTATAATGTTCCAAAGAGAATTCGCAATGAGGCTTGTTGCTCAACCGGGTGATAAGCTTTACTGCCGTCTCGCAGTCAACACTCAGCTCCTTGCTCGGGTTTTCCACCTCCTCAAAGTCGGGAAGAACAATTTCCGGCCCCCACCTAAGGTCGACTCCTCAGTCGTCCGTATCGAACCTAGAAGGCCACTTCCTATCCCAGTTGGCAAACTTAAAGAATGGAACGGGCTTCTGTCACTGTGTTTCAGCCGAAAGAACAAAACGCTCGGGTCAATATTTGGTCAAAAGAAGGTTCTAGAAATGCTGGAAAAGAATTACAGGACTTTAGAGTCTTTAGGGCAGTTAAAGGATAATGATTCAGAGATTATTGATATGTCTATCTTAAATGAGGATGTAAGTATGGATGTTGTTGAGAATGGAAAAGCtgatgatgaagaagatgatCAAATGGAGGTTGAAGAAGAAGGTGAAGATGATGCAGATTCTGATAATAATGAGATGCAAATAAATGATTCTGGGTTTAAAGGTAAGGTGATTGGTGTTTTGAAGCAATATGATTATGCAGATAAAAGATCGTCTAAGCTTACACAAAACGAGTTTATACACTTATTATCGGTTTTTAATCAGGCCGGTATTCACTTTACGAGTACTAAATAG